The proteins below are encoded in one region of Pseudoduganella armeniaca:
- a CDS encoding sensor domain-containing diguanylate cyclase: MLKRLPITFWATVFVTLVCVSLVGLDFWRSWNARAVLLEQTERSATNLARAMSQHADDTIKSADTSLNDLEERIETDGMGPDRVDRLHRVMQDQVRALPQLDGLYAYDASGRWIVNSLAGFDPKANNADREYFRFHREHRDEGPHIGLPVVSRSSGKWVIPVSRRIDLPDGRFGGVVLATIDIDYFRRFYASFDIGINGAVALLSNQGVMLVRRPFRAQGIGASIVDTPLYRAYAHAATTGIGMFRSTQDGELRLNSYRPLQHYPLFVTAALSKEEALAHWRRDTLLHSLGVLLLAGLLALFGQRLIAQMRRRLEVERELRDARDALAGLNATLEKMALQDGLTGLANRRQLDVSLANEFSRAVRQGSSLALALIDVDHFKRFNDRYGHGAGDECLRAVSQAIRQQTPRRPGDLAARYGGEELAILLPNTDLAGAHAVAERMRDAVEVLQIAHEDSPAGIVTISAGVAVLVPRRGVDNITNLLDAADRALYAAKLAGRNRVAAGEPPDPSRPLSQP, from the coding sequence ATGCTGAAGCGTCTCCCGATCACATTCTGGGCCACGGTGTTCGTGACCCTCGTCTGCGTGTCGCTGGTCGGGTTGGACTTCTGGCGCAGCTGGAATGCGCGCGCGGTGCTGCTGGAACAGACCGAGCGCTCCGCCACCAACCTGGCCCGGGCGATGAGCCAGCACGCCGACGACACCATCAAGTCGGCCGACACCAGCCTGAACGACCTGGAAGAGCGCATCGAAACGGATGGCATGGGTCCCGACCGGGTCGACCGGTTGCACCGCGTGATGCAGGACCAGGTGCGCGCGCTGCCGCAGCTCGACGGCCTGTACGCCTACGATGCGAGCGGCCGCTGGATCGTCAATTCACTGGCGGGCTTCGACCCGAAAGCCAACAACGCCGACCGCGAATACTTCCGCTTTCATCGCGAGCACCGTGACGAAGGACCGCATATCGGCCTGCCTGTCGTCAGCCGCTCCAGCGGCAAATGGGTCATTCCCGTGTCGCGCCGCATCGATCTGCCGGACGGCCGCTTCGGCGGCGTGGTGCTGGCCACGATCGACATCGACTACTTTCGCCGCTTCTACGCCAGCTTCGATATCGGCATCAACGGCGCCGTGGCGCTGCTGTCGAACCAGGGCGTGATGCTGGTGCGGCGGCCGTTCCGCGCGCAGGGTATCGGCGCCAGCATCGTCGATACGCCGTTGTACCGCGCCTATGCCCACGCGGCGACCACCGGCATCGGTATGTTTCGTTCGACGCAGGATGGCGAGCTGCGCCTGAACAGCTACCGTCCGTTGCAGCACTACCCGTTGTTCGTGACGGCCGCGCTGTCGAAGGAGGAAGCGCTGGCGCACTGGCGCCGCGACACGCTGTTGCATAGCTTGGGCGTGCTGCTGCTGGCGGGTCTGCTCGCGTTGTTCGGCCAGCGCCTGATCGCCCAGATGCGGCGCCGGCTGGAAGTCGAGCGGGAACTGCGCGACGCGCGCGACGCCCTGGCGGGACTGAACGCGACGCTGGAGAAGATGGCCCTGCAGGATGGCCTGACGGGATTGGCGAACCGGCGCCAGCTCGACGTTTCGCTGGCCAATGAGTTCAGCCGCGCGGTGCGCCAGGGCTCGTCCCTGGCGCTGGCGCTGATCGACGTCGACCACTTCAAGCGCTTCAACGACCGCTACGGCCATGGCGCCGGCGACGAGTGCCTGCGCGCCGTCAGCCAGGCGATCCGCCAGCAGACGCCGCGGCGACCGGGCGACCTGGCCGCCCGCTACGGCGGCGAGGAACTGGCGATCCTGCTGCCCAATACCGACCTCGCGGGCGCCCATGCGGTGGCCGAGCGCATGCGTGACGCCGTCGAGGTCCTGCAGATCGCGCACGAAGACAGCCCGGCGGGCATCGTTACCATCAGCGCCGGCGTGGCGGTATTGGTGCCGCGCCGCGGCGTGGACAACATCACGAACCTGCTCGACGCCGCCGACCGCGCCTTGTATGCGGCCAAGCTGGCCGGA
- the waaF gene encoding lipopolysaccharide heptosyltransferase II yields MKHILICRTDNIGDVVLTLPMAGYLRRLYPDCRIDLLCRGYVAPLMTHCRHFDQVVTLESIGDPRAFLAASGVDTVIFAYPDRRLAKAAWRARIPRRVGTSHRFYHLLYCNRLARFSRVNSPLHEAQLNFALLRPLGIDYVPGLAELPALYGLAAPALADTSPEIQALAARAPYNLILHAKSNGNGREWPLAHYTTLARRLQARPDIRLWVTGSAAEGQLLAREAPALLALPNVDNLCGRVDLPGLGALIGASSGLLASGTGPLHVAAALGRPTLGLFPQRKPIDAGRWGALGIRARSLSAQGTCPGCDSAATCTCMSAITPEQVESVLLSWCVPDGDAVAAAAADLHAAPPPNGPRTLVISPNWIGDAVMAQPLLQLLRARHPERPIDVLAPPAVVPAWQQMREVTEVLQTPFRHGALQLRERWRYARLLKARGYAEAYVLPNTLKYALIPWLAGIPRRVGYKGESRHGLINVMHHDDVPPRPMVPFYAALADAPGAPLRAGVPRPALQVTAAQMEAAAARAGLAAGRPLVVFAPGAEFGPAKRWPPAHFAALARHLVAQLPEAQVALLGSPKDRPVCDEIVAAVAGSAAAGAVFNLAGQTSLAEAIALIGRCAAIVSNDSGLLHVASSLDRPVVAIYGPTDPDHAPPFATVARSLSLRLDCAPCRQRECPLGHHACMRGIDAGMVWQVLQPMLDASRTRSSDGFAV; encoded by the coding sequence GTGAAGCATATCCTGATCTGTCGTACCGACAATATCGGCGACGTCGTCCTGACCCTGCCGATGGCGGGCTACCTGCGCCGCCTGTATCCCGACTGCCGCATCGACCTGCTGTGCCGCGGCTATGTGGCGCCGCTGATGACGCATTGCCGCCACTTCGACCAGGTCGTCACGCTCGAGTCGATCGGCGACCCGCGCGCGTTCCTGGCCGCCAGCGGCGTCGACACGGTGATCTTCGCCTACCCGGACCGGCGCCTGGCCAAGGCCGCCTGGCGCGCGCGCATTCCGCGCCGGGTCGGCACCAGCCACCGCTTCTATCATTTGCTGTACTGCAATCGCCTGGCACGCTTCAGCCGCGTCAACTCGCCGCTGCACGAGGCCCAGCTCAACTTCGCGCTGCTGCGTCCGCTGGGCATCGATTACGTGCCCGGCCTGGCCGAGCTGCCCGCGCTGTACGGCCTGGCCGCGCCCGCGCTGGCGGACACCAGCCCGGAGATCCAGGCGCTGGCCGCGCGCGCGCCCTACAACCTGATCCTGCACGCGAAGTCGAACGGCAACGGCCGCGAATGGCCGCTGGCCCATTACACGACGCTGGCGCGGCGCCTGCAGGCGCGCCCGGACATCCGCCTGTGGGTGACCGGCAGCGCCGCCGAGGGGCAGCTGCTGGCGCGCGAGGCGCCGGCGCTGCTGGCCCTGCCGAACGTGGACAACCTGTGCGGCCGGGTCGACCTGCCGGGCCTGGGCGCACTGATCGGCGCCAGCAGTGGCCTGCTGGCCAGCGGCACCGGGCCGTTGCACGTGGCGGCCGCGCTGGGGCGGCCCACGCTGGGCCTGTTCCCGCAGCGTAAGCCGATCGATGCGGGCCGCTGGGGCGCACTGGGCATTCGCGCGCGGTCGCTGAGCGCACAGGGCACCTGTCCCGGCTGTGACAGCGCGGCCACGTGCACGTGCATGAGCGCCATCACGCCGGAGCAGGTCGAGTCGGTCCTGCTGTCATGGTGCGTGCCCGATGGCGACGCGGTCGCGGCCGCGGCAGCCGACCTGCATGCCGCGCCGCCGCCGAACGGCCCGCGCACGCTGGTGATCTCGCCCAACTGGATCGGCGATGCCGTGATGGCGCAGCCGCTGCTGCAACTGCTGCGCGCGCGCCATCCGGAGCGGCCGATCGACGTGCTGGCGCCGCCGGCCGTGGTGCCCGCATGGCAGCAGATGCGCGAGGTGACCGAAGTGCTGCAGACGCCGTTCCGCCACGGCGCGCTGCAGCTGCGCGAGCGCTGGCGCTACGCGCGCCTGCTGAAGGCGCGCGGTTATGCCGAGGCCTATGTGCTGCCCAATACGCTGAAATATGCGCTGATCCCTTGGCTGGCCGGCATCCCACGTCGGGTCGGCTACAAGGGCGAATCGCGCCATGGCCTGATCAACGTGATGCACCATGACGACGTGCCGCCGCGGCCGATGGTGCCGTTCTACGCGGCGCTGGCCGATGCGCCTGGCGCGCCGTTGCGCGCTGGCGTGCCGCGCCCGGCGCTGCAGGTGACGGCCGCGCAAATGGAGGCCGCGGCCGCGCGGGCCGGGCTGGCGGCGGGCCGGCCGCTGGTGGTGTTCGCGCCGGGTGCCGAGTTCGGCCCCGCCAAACGCTGGCCGCCCGCGCATTTCGCCGCGCTGGCCCGGCACCTCGTCGCCCAGCTGCCCGAGGCGCAGGTCGCACTGCTTGGCTCGCCCAAGGATCGTCCGGTGTGCGACGAGATCGTCGCCGCCGTCGCCGGCAGCGCCGCGGCTGGCGCCGTCTTCAACCTGGCCGGCCAGACCAGCCTGGCCGAGGCGATCGCATTGATCGGCCGCTGCGCGGCGATCGTCAGCAACGACTCCGGCCTGCTGCACGTCGCCTCCAGCCTGGACCGCCCGGTGGTGGCGATCTATGGTCCAACCGACCCCGATCACGCGCCGCCGTTCGCCACCGTGGCGCGTTCGCTGTCGCTGCGGCTCGATTGCGCGCCGTGCCGCCAGCGCGAGTGCCCGCTGGGCCATCATGCCTGCATGCGCGGCATCGATGCCGGCATGGTGTGGCAGGTCTTGCAGCCGATGCTCGATGCCAGCCGGACCAGGAGCAGCGACGGGTTTGCGGTATAG
- a CDS encoding O-antigen ligase family protein produces MKTMIAPQATETTADTQRQRAGHPMRTLLANGVAFLLPALVLTTPDSMTVIQAIMLVAVLAAGRAQWSAFWRLHARAVRWIGFGFGGYFLVSLLRLVVFDQPLRTLDGPFRLLLALSCIAFVCLYRPRQRWFWLGMCVGALGAGVVALVEWITTGVDRVEGFTHHAITFGDLAVAMGVMALCSLSEWRGGRWGWLPVAALVSGLAASVLSGSRGGWVGLLLVVPPLLHYGSAVHGRRIVYATLAVLALCVVAYFVPATSIERRTMDAVHEVQRWFAADDATTHVGVRLELWKGSWMMISEHPWLGVGRDNFFTALNALHAEGRLQGSPALEYSSSHNDLIHTLATGGVLDFSLLLVMYLAPLLFFLRVLAQPGSEARTAALAGMSLVVCYFGFGQTEVMFWLMMPKIFYGMMVCVLAGLCLTAGPSALKR; encoded by the coding sequence ATGAAAACCATGATCGCTCCCCAGGCCACGGAAACCACCGCTGACACGCAGCGGCAGCGGGCCGGCCACCCCATGCGCACGTTGCTGGCAAATGGCGTGGCGTTCCTGCTGCCGGCGCTGGTGCTGACAACCCCCGACAGCATGACGGTCATCCAGGCGATCATGCTGGTGGCTGTGCTGGCGGCCGGGCGGGCGCAGTGGAGCGCGTTCTGGCGCCTGCACGCCCGTGCCGTGCGCTGGATCGGCTTCGGCTTCGGCGGTTACTTCCTGGTCTCGCTGCTGCGTCTGGTCGTGTTCGATCAGCCGTTGCGGACGCTGGATGGACCGTTCCGCCTGCTGCTCGCGCTCAGCTGTATCGCCTTTGTCTGCCTGTACCGGCCACGCCAGCGCTGGTTCTGGCTCGGCATGTGCGTGGGCGCGCTCGGCGCCGGCGTGGTGGCGCTGGTGGAGTGGATCACCACCGGCGTGGACCGGGTGGAGGGGTTCACGCACCACGCGATCACCTTCGGCGACCTGGCCGTGGCGATGGGGGTGATGGCGCTGTGTTCACTGTCGGAATGGCGTGGCGGACGCTGGGGCTGGCTCCCGGTGGCGGCCCTGGTCAGCGGCCTGGCCGCCTCCGTGTTGTCGGGTTCGCGCGGCGGCTGGGTCGGGCTGCTGCTGGTGGTGCCGCCACTGCTGCACTATGGCAGCGCCGTCCATGGCCGCCGCATCGTGTATGCCACGCTGGCCGTGCTGGCGTTGTGCGTCGTGGCCTATTTCGTGCCGGCCACCAGCATCGAGCGGCGCACCATGGATGCCGTGCACGAGGTGCAGCGCTGGTTCGCCGCGGACGACGCCACCACCCACGTGGGCGTGCGCCTCGAACTGTGGAAGGGCTCCTGGATGATGATCTCGGAACACCCGTGGCTGGGAGTAGGGCGGGACAACTTCTTTACGGCGCTGAATGCCCTGCATGCCGAAGGCCGGCTGCAGGGATCGCCGGCGCTGGAATACAGCAGCAGCCACAATGACCTGATCCACACCCTGGCCACCGGCGGCGTGCTCGACTTCAGCCTGCTGCTGGTCATGTACCTGGCGCCGCTGCTGTTCTTCCTGCGCGTGCTGGCGCAGCCGGGCAGCGAGGCCCGCACGGCGGCGCTCGCCGGCATGAGCCTGGTGGTGTGCTATTTCGGCTTCGGCCAGACCGAAGTCATGTTCTGGCTGATGATGCCGAAAATCTTCTACGGCATGATGGTGTGCGTGCTGGCAGGCCTGTGCCTGACGGCGGGCCCCTCGGCCCTCAAGCGTTAG
- a CDS encoding DUF6139 family protein encodes MRLDIYRRPEHDGIFSYLAVPEGKPIPQEAINTDWEPAAKALEVDDEADTLPDFHIEQLPQQIGTKGYAITSLKDM; translated from the coding sequence ATGCGCCTGGACATCTACCGACGACCTGAACACGATGGTATTTTTTCCTACCTGGCCGTGCCGGAAGGCAAGCCCATTCCGCAGGAAGCCATCAACACCGACTGGGAACCGGCCGCCAAGGCCCTGGAAGTCGATGACGAGGCCGACACCCTGCCCGACTTCCATATCGAGCAGCTGCCCCAGCAGATCGGTACCAAGGGGTACGCCATCACCAGCCTGAAAGACATGTAA